A stretch of DNA from Desmospora activa DSM 45169:
GATGAGGCAAATACGAATGCCAATCCCCTTCCAAAGTCTCCAGGTCCAACAAAAATAGTTGATTCTCCTGTTTTGTAGCAACCCCCGTCACCTGCTTCATCCATTCAAACACGATCACATTGGCCAACATTGCTGCAGCAGTGGAGGATATGGCACAGGATTCTTTCTCCAGTGCGGTTCGGTGCAACCGGCGCCAGGCGGATTCCCAACACCCTGTCGAATCCGGATGTACCAACGGTCCCGCCAATCCCATCCCCTTTAATGCAATGGCGGGGAGAAATACCTTTTCCTCCTCTCTACAGCTCTCATTTAGTGCCCGCAGTTCCGCCATATCCCCTTGTTGTGACACATATAAAACCGTATCAAAGGGTTGTACCGCATCGCGCCAGGAGCTTTCCGCTTCCAACGCGATTTCCTCCACTGCCACCGTTGGATCGCTTTGGGCTGCAACGGTTGTCAATTCCGCTATACGTTCACGATTGGTCGGTTCAGCGTCAGTGATCAGCAGATGGAACCGGGACAGTCCCGATTCAAACAAAGCTCTCACCAACGAGATCAAAAACGAACCGGATCCGACCGCCAATACTTTAGCCTGACGATAGGCCTGAAAACGAAATGCGCCCGACCCGCCAAAGTGATCCAGAAACTCAATTTGTGAAGCCGCTTTTGTCAAAATCGCTTGCGGCAACTGATGAGGGTGCTCTTGACTGACATCGCGCGCAAATCCATGGTTGAATAAAACCTCTGCAATTTCGATAATCCGCTTCTGGTGCGGTTCCGGTAATCCCTGTGTCAATTCTTCCAAGGTGTGTTCTCCGTTAAAAACAGGGAACAACTTTTCAATCCATCGATCAATCGTCTGACCTTGTAAACGGAACGAACCTTCATTGTTACAAAAATAGACTCCACCGTTGGGATTAGGAAGATAAAATGTGTCGGCTTTCACTTTTAAACGCATGGAAAGATTCAAATCGCGCACCTCCTCGCCTTAGGTTGAATCATCCGAGTCATCAATTTGATGTGTATGTTTAAGGATTTGTCCGTTTGTACGTTAAAAGAAAAAAACCTGCCAGCGGCAGGAATGATGCTCTTCTCACGATAGCCCACTTTGTTTAAAAACAATTGGCACAACCGGCACAGCCCCCACAGCCAAAGCATGGTGGGGGAAAAATGGGGAAAAATCCACCACAAGCACATCCTCCACAGCGAAAACAACCCCCGCAACGAAATCCTCCACAGCGAAAACAGCCGCCACCACAGCGGAAACAACCGCCGCAGCGTTGTGCCAGCGCCGGATCGTACTGGGCTTGATGATCCCAAGAAGTTACCTGACCCGGCACAAATTCGTCAACACTCAAGTTTTTCAGTTCATGCTTAAAATCATCCACCGTACATCCTCCTTCTTATTAAACAGTTCGAATCTTTTTACTCGTGCACGTCCTGTTCCCTCTAAATATGAAAAGAGTTACCGCTCACCCTTATGCGATGTACCCTTTTATTTATGCGGAAAAGGAATCAAACTTGCTTGGGCATAAAAATGTTTCTCCTATCTGTATTTAAATAAAATGATTTTATCGATTTGCATTGAATATCTGTATTTTTTTTATTAATAAACCCGTATTACACTGAAAGTAGAAAATCGATGAGCTGGAGTGAAAGGCATGTTTGATTATGGGCAGACCTATCAAATACGAAGCACCCTCATCCGAGGGGGAACCAGTAAAGGACTGATCATCCGCACTACCGACCTC
This window harbors:
- a CDS encoding putative thiazole-containing bacteriocin maturation protein: MRDLNLSMRLKVKADTFYLPNPNGGVYFCNNEGSFRLQGQTIDRWIEKLFPVFNGEHTLEELTQGLPEPHQKRIIEIAEVLFNHGFARDVSQEHPHQLPQAILTKAASQIEFLDHFGGSGAFRFQAYRQAKVLAVGSGSFLISLVRALFESGLSRFHLLITDAEPTNRERIAELTTVAAQSDPTVAVEEIALEAESSWRDAVQPFDTVLYVSQQGDMAELRALNESCREEEKVFLPAIALKGMGLAGPLVHPDSTGCWESAWRRLHRTALEKESCAISSTAAAMLANVIVFEWMKQVTGVATKQENQLFLLDLETLEGDWHSYLPHPLVGEQAVIGQVQDLEWRLQEGSDKRDSNELLFHFSRLTSTQVGVFHIWEEGELQQLPLAQCRVQVVDPLSEGPAERLPAIIRTGFTHEEARREAGLAGLEAYLSRISSKLVDGVKQSGMFGVGVGETAAEALWRGIEKCLTKNLYQRLAKWKPTIDHVQLDAVEDERCRFYIETLTNMRGSPLIGLGEELFQFPVVWVGAGGRWYGSVGLNHTEALRKSLQQAVSHAQNEEGPLTIQALADADVHLTEKAKQRLVIPASEGGPKVAELQSVLPDLQRDGKQLLVFDLAIESFLKEEWAAVFGVWLQEEESR
- a CDS encoding heterocycloanthracin/sonorensin family bacteriocin yields the protein MDDFKHELKNLSVDEFVPGQVTSWDHQAQYDPALAQRCGGCFRCGGGCFRCGGFRCGGCFRCGGCACGGFFPIFPPPCFGCGGCAGCANCF